One Microlunatus soli genomic window carries:
- a CDS encoding alpha/beta fold hydrolase, with amino-acid sequence MTSVDVHPDPVPVAEASTADGTRYWQWGDPDAATTIVAVHGFRGDHHGLLPIVARLGHHRVLTPDLPGFGASPPFDDRRHDIAGYAGWLDRFCAEVRPPGATGRLVLLGHSFGSVISSAAVADGLSVDRLVLINPIAAPALEGPRGFLSRLAVGYYRVGRALPEPIGGPLLSSRLIVRGLSEVMATTDDPDLRSWIHDQHHRYFSGYADRRVVVEAFEASVSHHIGEYTDRLLVPTLLIGGDRDDIVPIAAQQRLARRLADARLVILGPVGHLIHYEQPAAAAGWIDEFLLQKA; translated from the coding sequence ATGACGTCGGTAGATGTGCATCCCGATCCGGTGCCGGTTGCCGAGGCGAGCACCGCCGACGGCACGCGTTACTGGCAATGGGGCGACCCGGATGCCGCCACCACCATCGTTGCCGTGCACGGATTCCGCGGTGACCATCACGGGCTGCTGCCGATCGTCGCGCGGCTCGGACATCATCGGGTGCTGACGCCCGATCTGCCGGGTTTCGGCGCCAGCCCACCCTTTGACGATCGCCGACACGACATCGCCGGTTACGCCGGTTGGCTGGACCGCTTCTGTGCCGAGGTCCGCCCGCCCGGGGCAACCGGCCGGCTGGTGCTGCTGGGACACTCGTTCGGCTCGGTGATCAGCTCCGCAGCGGTCGCCGACGGGCTGTCGGTCGACCGACTGGTGTTGATCAATCCGATCGCCGCTCCGGCGCTGGAAGGTCCGCGCGGCTTCCTGTCCCGGTTGGCGGTCGGCTACTACCGCGTCGGCCGGGCGCTGCCGGAACCGATCGGCGGGCCGCTGCTCAGCAGCCGACTGATCGTCCGCGGACTCAGCGAGGTGATGGCGACCACCGACGATCCGGATCTGCGCAGCTGGATCCATGATCAACATCACCGGTATTTCTCCGGGTACGCCGACCGCCGGGTGGTGGTCGAGGCGTTCGAAGCATCGGTATCCCACCACATCGGCGAGTACACCGACCGGTTGCTGGTCCCGACCCTGCTGATCGGGGGAGACCGCGACGACATCGTGCCGATCGCGGCGCAACAGCGGCTGGCTCGTCGACTCGCCGATGCACGGCTGGTGATCTTGGGTCCGGTCGGTCACCTGATCCACTACGAGCAGCCCGCCGCCGCAGCCGGCTGGATCGACGAATTCCTGCTGCAGAAGGCCTGA